One Mesotoga infera genomic region harbors:
- a CDS encoding capsular biosynthesis protein → MNIDSHCHLLPAVDDGVESIQESIALLKEMKAKGVERLYLTPHFLSPRSQTDTSEIMKRWNEFESELNAHSVEVMLGSEIFLRPEVLECNLISMGESNIILVELPTQQKPHYLFEVIEKLQVRGFRVLLAHVERYEYFFKKRGFLLGKTKVTEDISKLRDMGVLFQVNWSSLDRDPKAKALVEERIADVTGSDKHRMNDGRLLIDFNDERYGFFLNHYYL, encoded by the coding sequence TTGAACATTGATTCCCATTGTCATCTGCTTCCGGCAGTCGATGACGGTGTCGAAAGTATTCAGGAGTCAATTGCGCTCCTGAAAGAGATGAAAGCAAAAGGAGTCGAGAGACTATACTTGACGCCACATTTCTTGTCTCCAAGGAGTCAGACAGACACATCGGAGATCATGAAAAGGTGGAATGAATTTGAATCTGAATTGAACGCTCATTCAGTCGAGGTGATGCTTGGCTCTGAAATATTCCTACGACCCGAGGTTCTTGAATGCAACCTGATTTCTATGGGTGAATCAAATATCATTCTGGTTGAGCTGCCGACTCAGCAAAAACCTCATTACCTTTTCGAAGTGATAGAGAAGCTTCAAGTGAGAGGTTTCAGGGTTTTGCTCGCTCATGTGGAAAGGTATGAATACTTCTTCAAGAAAAGAGGATTCCTCTTAGGAAAGACGAAGGTTACAGAGGATATCTCAAAGCTTCGGGACATGGGAGTTCTATTTCAGGTAAACTGGAGCAGTCTTGATAGAGATCCAAAAGCCAAAGCTCTTGTAGAAGAGAGAATTGCCGACGTCACCGGAAGTGATAAACACAGAATGAACGACGGAAGACTACTTATCGATTTCAACGATGAGCGATACGGATTTTTTCTGAATCACTATTACCTGTAA
- a CDS encoding polysaccharide biosynthesis tyrosine autokinase produces the protein MSEFEGSDYRELTLEDIFRMFKKRMVLFVSIVLAVVVVTGIYLIFATPIYEASVTIKVDPTSQSSVGDLFSSSLTGSSGSNISTEVELIKSRTNIEEIIEVLGLVDRVYSEETKARLLSEGYSEHDLVTSLTRNISSMITVSPVKDTRIVRVSVQNKDPILARDIANTLADVYNTKLAELSKRDLTRKREFIEAQIPLLESDLNEATDKIKQFKEQTGIYVLDKHADQLFQMLSGYDNQYNELMISAQEKKAEIETYQSMLDDFDSDDSKSIKALWVQTSESFSVNPVLTSLRQNLATLQVELASLEEQYPKTDPRVRSKITEISKTESLIEEQIQNEFIVSGQGMTLNPAYQQIITGVISSEAGFQILQASIQAVGLLRDQYQSELRNLPAKEQQLLDLERQIAVKESLYTLLLERLEEAKISEAAVVGNAVIVDPATVPQSPMKPNKKLSLAIGGVLGIFLGMLMVFLAEYLDKTLKTEEEIERFSRQPIIGRIPNIEGTREEMYVEKNPTAPSSESIKLAASNLSFTMGEGKTVAVTSVLPTEGKSFVIANIAYSMANSGQRVVLLDLDLRRPRVEKILKAGKRTKGAVDVIMGTASIDDVVEKYAENMDFIGVGSIPPNPTIVLSSKKIDTLLSELKQRYDRVLIDMPPAVVTSDVSLVGNKLDGIVLVVRPGRAIKDGLRIVVENLKTVGVKILGVIVNGVDEKNSSYYYHYYYYYNEEGKKQKRRKRKEK, from the coding sequence GTGAGCGAGTTCGAGGGTAGCGATTATAGGGAACTAACTCTTGAAGACATTTTTAGAATGTTTAAGAAACGAATGGTTCTTTTCGTTTCAATTGTACTGGCCGTGGTTGTTGTCACAGGAATTTACCTAATTTTCGCTACACCCATATATGAAGCAAGCGTCACCATCAAGGTTGATCCCACCTCTCAATCTTCAGTAGGTGATCTTTTCAGTAGCTCACTTACAGGAAGCTCAGGATCAAACATCTCTACGGAAGTTGAACTGATCAAGAGCAGAACAAATATTGAAGAGATAATTGAAGTTTTGGGTCTGGTTGACAGGGTTTATTCAGAAGAGACAAAGGCACGGCTACTATCGGAAGGATATTCAGAGCACGATCTTGTTACCTCGCTCACTCGGAATATTTCTTCAATGATCACCGTGTCACCTGTCAAGGACACCAGGATTGTCAGAGTCTCCGTACAAAACAAGGATCCCATTCTTGCAAGGGACATCGCAAATACCCTTGCAGATGTTTACAATACTAAATTGGCCGAACTGTCAAAAAGAGACCTGACAAGGAAACGAGAATTCATTGAAGCACAGATTCCACTTCTGGAGAGCGATTTGAATGAGGCTACCGATAAGATAAAGCAGTTCAAAGAGCAGACAGGCATCTATGTCCTGGACAAACATGCCGATCAACTCTTTCAAATGCTCAGCGGCTATGACAATCAATACAACGAACTTATGATCTCTGCTCAAGAGAAGAAGGCTGAAATCGAGACTTATCAGAGTATGCTCGATGACTTCGATAGTGATGATTCCAAAAGCATAAAGGCGCTTTGGGTGCAGACATCTGAGAGCTTTTCCGTCAATCCTGTGCTGACCAGTCTAAGGCAGAACCTTGCTACTCTTCAAGTTGAGCTCGCTTCGTTGGAGGAACAGTATCCAAAAACCGATCCAAGAGTGAGATCGAAAATCACGGAAATTTCGAAGACTGAAAGCCTGATTGAAGAGCAAATTCAGAATGAGTTCATAGTCTCCGGTCAGGGTATGACGTTGAATCCCGCGTACCAGCAGATAATTACCGGCGTCATCAGTTCAGAAGCTGGATTTCAAATCCTTCAAGCTTCAATTCAGGCCGTTGGACTTCTCAGGGATCAGTATCAGTCTGAACTGAGAAACCTGCCCGCAAAGGAGCAACAGCTACTCGATCTGGAGAGGCAAATAGCGGTCAAAGAGAGCCTGTACACTCTGCTTCTTGAGAGACTTGAAGAAGCAAAGATCAGTGAAGCTGCCGTAGTTGGAAACGCAGTTATTGTCGACCCTGCGACAGTGCCTCAGTCGCCTATGAAACCCAACAAGAAACTATCTCTGGCCATTGGAGGAGTTTTGGGGATCTTTCTTGGAATGCTTATGGTCTTCCTTGCCGAGTATCTCGACAAGACTCTCAAAACTGAGGAAGAAATCGAGAGATTCAGCAGGCAACCGATTATCGGTCGAATTCCAAATATTGAAGGCACAAGGGAAGAGATGTATGTCGAGAAGAACCCAACGGCGCCTTCTTCAGAGTCGATAAAGCTCGCGGCAAGCAACCTTTCTTTCACGATGGGCGAGGGAAAAACAGTGGCGGTTACATCGGTCCTTCCTACTGAGGGAAAGAGTTTTGTAATTGCGAATATTGCCTATTCAATGGCAAACAGCGGTCAGAGAGTAGTTCTGCTTGACCTTGATCTGCGTCGCCCCAGGGTCGAAAAGATACTTAAAGCTGGCAAGAGAACCAAGGGCGCAGTAGATGTAATAATGGGAACTGCATCGATTGATGACGTTGTCGAGAAATATGCTGAAAACATGGACTTCATAGGAGTGGGCAGTATTCCCCCGAATCCCACAATTGTTCTTTCATCGAAAAAGATCGACACTCTACTTTCTGAACTGAAGCAGAGATATGACAGGGTTCTTATAGATATGCCTCCTGCAGTTGTCACTTCCGACGTATCTCTGGTTGGGAACAAGCTCGATGGAATTGTACTTGTGGTGAGACCAGGAAGAGCGATAAAGGATGGTTTGAGGATAGTCGTCGAGAACTTGAAGACAGTCGGAGTCAAGATTCTTGGGGTAATAGTCAATGGAGTAGATGAGAAGAATTCAAGCTATTACTACCACTACTATTACTATTACAACGAAGAGGGAAAGAAACAGAAAAGAAGAAAGCGCAAAGAGAAGTAA
- a CDS encoding O-antigen ligase family protein encodes MTEKKHLIDFETLVYLILTLFIPLFVTKGFTHEPSTGKHLFYVVGFAIIFLSMVLKKKEISIEFGFVHLAFFGIGIAALLSLIVVSIDNPQYFRYSLEIALYIVFLSFTAVYISNKWDTVEKIEIVMLFFVIGAAVVAIDALLNFYLGYDIFLGKVGEPFARASARSTIGNPNFVSDYMGMTIPMIFYFIISRKPLGLLLKKPSGQLILKSVMVTFLVPMVASVFVSQTRTVITAIFFGNLLFLLLYFFLRRGKRPEPLDDNESKRFKRLSLVFLLIALIIIAVLSYMYLTPSPLSGEGRINITARLEYALTSSGSWNERFSAWYNSVFQWLDDSNKLRIPFGSGIGTFQLYHLLYSPQVLEHNPDYMLVWNNFKRTHNDYVQGLGEMGIIGLLFIVLMVGLLVFRYVKNLFRIDNKKDLLLYGSLGAGIFSLAVHSFFEFPLHMQPNLMLAIFLGSVAVGKYFNPDLKKKKASKTLTTVLLFALAASLIFLKTTAFLGEGFFRTGQTNQQYYLAYFNQAQSLNLNALQQAKSEIANSTGNYSYLADVSSYMNVKGTEIRSKYPGANQIELLEQAEKERQNEIRRLTDEVDNRINQYNFYISRSAEYYEQAIADFKLSNRLYPVFGKPLWYIAGLGTKAQRLETARDNSELMKSILTGKDEYSSDIILEFKGDPEIIPVHRTSIRTLPFAEFFEKHASVFDDPELVSDLQLYFITQIQMILDAADYYESSTILFSERQTPRILGRLYTSINSELKKYYNFINSRESVINSAFGESEEFRQIIIDLVYESSNRATYWFDLGIHLLPGTWNRYPDWEDIYIEYLNSIPSILDTVEERKLKILSIAGKHVWACENMGPATPDETLQFAVQWGKSNLSGEELSSFEQNLKDVFERVVNLNRDLIEKSPNLPENTVDQIQSLISLFETL; translated from the coding sequence ATGACAGAGAAGAAACATCTGATAGATTTCGAAACCCTTGTTTATTTGATTTTGACATTATTCATCCCTTTATTTGTGACCAAGGGATTTACGCATGAGCCTTCAACCGGAAAACACCTTTTCTACGTTGTGGGCTTCGCTATCATCTTTCTTTCTATGGTGCTGAAAAAGAAAGAAATTTCCATCGAATTCGGGTTCGTCCATCTGGCGTTTTTCGGGATCGGAATCGCTGCTCTGCTCTCGCTGATTGTTGTGTCGATTGACAATCCTCAATACTTCAGGTATTCTCTGGAGATCGCTCTCTACATTGTCTTCCTCTCATTCACAGCCGTTTACATTTCTAACAAATGGGATACGGTTGAGAAAATCGAAATTGTAATGCTGTTCTTTGTCATTGGAGCGGCTGTTGTTGCCATAGATGCGCTGCTCAACTTCTATCTGGGATACGATATCTTTCTGGGAAAAGTGGGGGAACCATTTGCAAGAGCCTCCGCAAGATCAACAATTGGCAATCCAAACTTCGTATCCGATTATATGGGGATGACAATTCCCATGATATTCTATTTCATAATCTCTAGAAAACCACTTGGCCTGTTGCTCAAGAAACCTTCTGGACAGCTGATTCTAAAGAGCGTCATGGTGACTTTTCTGGTCCCGATGGTCGCTTCTGTATTTGTTTCTCAGACTAGAACTGTGATAACTGCAATATTCTTCGGAAACCTTCTCTTCTTGCTTCTCTATTTCTTTTTGAGGAGGGGAAAGAGACCTGAACCGCTTGACGATAATGAAAGCAAGAGATTCAAAAGACTTTCGCTGGTCTTCCTCCTAATAGCTTTGATAATCATTGCAGTGCTTTCGTATATGTATTTGACGCCTTCTCCTCTGTCTGGCGAGGGGAGAATCAATATTACTGCCAGGCTGGAATATGCGCTGACTTCATCGGGATCGTGGAATGAGAGGTTTTCGGCCTGGTACAACTCAGTATTTCAGTGGCTGGACGACAGTAACAAGTTGAGAATTCCCTTCGGTTCTGGAATCGGCACGTTCCAGCTCTACCATCTACTGTACAGCCCTCAGGTGCTGGAACATAACCCCGACTACATGCTTGTCTGGAACAATTTCAAGAGGACTCATAATGATTACGTTCAGGGTTTGGGAGAGATGGGAATTATAGGTCTCCTCTTCATCGTATTGATGGTCGGTCTGCTGGTCTTCAGGTACGTGAAGAATTTGTTCAGAATAGACAATAAGAAAGATCTACTGCTGTATGGCTCCCTGGGAGCGGGGATATTTTCCCTGGCAGTTCATAGCTTCTTCGAATTTCCTCTTCATATGCAACCGAATCTCATGCTCGCGATCTTTCTGGGATCAGTCGCTGTAGGGAAGTACTTCAATCCAGATCTCAAGAAGAAAAAAGCATCGAAGACTCTGACTACAGTTTTGCTTTTTGCTTTAGCGGCCAGCTTAATCTTTCTTAAGACTACAGCGTTTCTTGGGGAGGGGTTCTTCCGGACCGGACAGACCAATCAACAGTATTATCTTGCTTACTTCAATCAGGCGCAAAGTCTGAATCTTAATGCTCTCCAGCAAGCCAAGAGTGAAATTGCCAATTCTACTGGCAATTACTCATATCTGGCGGACGTTTCCAGCTATATGAATGTTAAGGGTACTGAGATCCGATCGAAGTATCCCGGCGCAAATCAAATAGAGCTTCTTGAGCAAGCAGAGAAAGAACGTCAGAATGAGATTAGGAGATTAACGGACGAAGTAGATAATCGTATCAACCAGTACAACTTCTACATTTCGAGATCAGCCGAATATTATGAACAGGCTATTGCGGATTTCAAACTTTCAAATAGACTGTATCCTGTATTTGGCAAACCCTTATGGTATATAGCTGGCCTGGGAACAAAGGCACAGCGACTTGAGACGGCTAGAGACAATTCGGAGCTCATGAAGTCGATCCTGACTGGGAAGGATGAGTACTCCTCTGACATAATACTTGAGTTCAAGGGAGATCCAGAAATAATCCCGGTTCATAGAACAAGCATTAGAACTCTTCCGTTCGCTGAGTTCTTCGAAAAGCACGCCTCGGTTTTCGATGATCCTGAACTTGTATCGGACTTGCAGCTTTACTTCATTACACAGATTCAGATGATACTCGACGCTGCCGACTACTATGAATCCTCAACAATATTATTTAGTGAGCGCCAAACCCCGAGGATTCTTGGACGACTCTACACTAGCATAAATAGTGAGCTTAAAAAATACTACAACTTCATAAATTCAAGAGAGAGCGTTATCAACTCGGCCTTCGGGGAGAGCGAAGAGTTCCGGCAGATTATTATTGATCTGGTATACGAAAGTAGCAATAGAGCTACGTACTGGTTTGATCTGGGAATTCATCTCCTTCCTGGCACTTGGAACAGATATCCAGATTGGGAGGACATTTACATCGAATACTTGAATTCGATCCCCTCTATCCTTGACACAGTTGAAGAAAGGAAACTGAAGATCCTCTCTATTGCAGGAAAACACGTTTGGGCCTGTGAGAACATGGGACCGGCAACTCCAGACGAGACACTGCAGTTCGCAGTTCAGTGGGGCAAATCGAATCTCTCTGGAGAAGAATTAAGTAGCTTCGAGCAAAATCTGAAAGATGTTTTCGAAAGAGTGGTCAATCTAAATAGGGATCTGATTGAGAAGTCGCCCAATCTTCCGGAAAATACTGTTGATCAGATACAAAGCTTAATCTCGCTCTTCGAAACGCTTTGA
- the metG gene encoding methionine--tRNA ligase yields MKKFYVTTPIYYINSEPHIGSAYSTIIADVIARYKRLSGYEVFFLTGTDEHGQKVLNEALARNINTQEYCNMMADKFRKLWKELELTNNGFVRTTDENHMRTVQEFVSRLKQNGDIYKGRYEGWYCIPDETFWNEEDLKEGKTCPECGREVKWVSEENYFFRLSKYNDPLLKLYKENPEFVQPDFRRNEMLRILESGLKDLSITRTSFNWGVQMPDDPEHVIYVWVDALINYLSAIGFPNDNETFERFWPADVHLIGKEINRFHSIIWPAMLISAGIPLPKQIYAHGWLTVNGQKISKSLGNAVSPMAFVNIYGNDSLRYYLLRDIQFGRDGDFSEDNLIGRINADLANDLGNLLHRTVVMIQKFNKGRVPEMGIEDPIDDTLRELAERTFSTYTESMDQLKFTQALEGIWELIRFGNKYIDLTEPWKLGKNIENKERLDSVLHNLVRVLKNVSLMIEPVMFKTAGEIRKRLALDEKMTLKDLNWADLPAGSEVRHGEPIFPRIDTEKHRKVTEVENEHKLTEAKDNVLISIDDFSKVELRVASVVDAEIVPKSRKLLRLQLDLGEFGRRQVVAGIAQFYSPDELIGMKIVVVANLQPAKLMGIESNGMILAAKIGDSLSLLTVHKDLLPGAKVS; encoded by the coding sequence GTGAAGAAGTTCTATGTTACCACGCCAATATACTACATAAATAGCGAGCCTCACATTGGTTCTGCCTATTCGACAATAATTGCAGATGTGATTGCCAGATACAAGAGACTCTCCGGCTATGAAGTATTCTTCCTCACTGGCACAGATGAGCACGGTCAAAAGGTCTTAAATGAAGCTTTAGCGAGAAATATCAATACTCAGGAATACTGCAATATGATGGCCGACAAATTCAGAAAACTCTGGAAAGAGCTTGAATTGACGAACAATGGGTTCGTGAGAACTACTGATGAGAATCACATGAGAACCGTGCAGGAATTCGTCTCACGGCTGAAGCAAAACGGTGATATATATAAGGGAAGATATGAAGGGTGGTACTGCATACCAGATGAGACTTTCTGGAATGAGGAAGATCTGAAGGAAGGAAAGACCTGCCCAGAATGTGGTCGCGAAGTGAAATGGGTGAGTGAAGAGAACTACTTCTTTAGACTTTCGAAGTACAATGATCCTCTTCTCAAACTCTACAAAGAGAATCCCGAGTTTGTCCAACCGGATTTCAGAAGAAATGAAATGCTGAGAATTCTCGAATCCGGCCTGAAGGATTTGAGTATAACGAGAACGTCTTTCAATTGGGGAGTACAGATGCCTGATGATCCAGAACACGTAATCTATGTTTGGGTGGACGCCCTAATCAATTACCTCAGCGCCATCGGTTTTCCTAATGACAATGAGACTTTCGAACGGTTTTGGCCTGCCGATGTACATCTCATTGGAAAAGAGATCAATCGTTTCCACTCTATTATCTGGCCCGCAATGCTCATCTCTGCGGGGATACCTCTGCCAAAACAGATTTATGCACACGGATGGCTGACGGTAAACGGTCAGAAGATTTCAAAATCACTTGGTAACGCTGTCAGCCCAATGGCTTTTGTAAATATCTATGGAAACGACTCTTTGAGATATTACCTGTTGCGAGATATCCAGTTCGGTAGAGACGGTGACTTCTCTGAGGACAATCTAATAGGAAGAATCAATGCAGATCTTGCAAACGATCTGGGAAATCTTCTACATCGAACAGTTGTAATGATTCAGAAGTTCAACAAGGGCCGTGTTCCTGAAATGGGTATCGAAGATCCAATAGACGACACTCTTAGAGAGCTTGCTGAGCGCACATTTTCGACTTATACGGAGTCAATGGATCAGCTGAAGTTTACTCAAGCTCTGGAAGGAATTTGGGAGCTTATTCGATTTGGCAACAAATATATAGACTTGACCGAACCTTGGAAGCTCGGAAAGAATATTGAGAATAAAGAACGGCTAGACTCTGTTTTGCACAATCTGGTTCGTGTTCTGAAAAATGTGTCTCTTATGATAGAGCCCGTGATGTTCAAAACCGCTGGCGAGATTAGGAAGAGACTGGCTCTTGATGAGAAAATGACTCTCAAAGATCTCAATTGGGCAGACTTGCCTGCCGGAAGTGAAGTTCGTCATGGCGAGCCGATCTTTCCAAGAATCGATACTGAAAAACACAGGAAGGTGACAGAAGTGGAAAACGAACACAAACTGACAGAAGCTAAGGATAATGTTTTGATAAGCATAGACGATTTCTCGAAGGTTGAGCTAAGAGTGGCAAGTGTTGTTGATGCGGAGATTGTTCCCAAGTCGAGAAAGCTCTTGAGATTGCAGCTTGATTTGGGAGAATTCGGAAGGCGACAGGTAGTTGCTGGCATCGCTCAGTTCTACAGTCCAGACGAGCTAATTGGCATGAAAATAGTTGTCGTTGCAAATCTGCAGCCCGCCAAGTTGATGGGGATCGAGTCAAACGGGATGATTCTCGCTGCGAAGATTGGGGACTCGCTTTCGTTGCTTACTGTTCATAAGGATCTACTTCCCGGCGCAAAAGTTTCTTAA
- the gyrA gene encoding DNA gyrase subunit A: protein MPEEIIHKNIDDELINSYMLYSMSVIVGRAIPDLRDGLKPVQRRILFGMSELGLRHNQSFKKSARIVGEVMGKFHPHGDAAIYDALVRMAQSFSMRYPLVEGQGNFGSIDRDPPAAMRYTEARMQSLSEELLQDIDKNTVPMLPNFDGSLSEPDVLPTKIPNLLLNGTSGIAVGMMTSIPPHNLIEIIEAVNLLISDPECTVSDLLKYVKGPDFPTGGMIMDAGSIPSIYQEGKGRITVRAIAEIEESSGSSQIVVHEIPYNTSKADLIQQIVNATQNHRDLQIRNIRDESDQKGLRVVIELKRGADPNVVLNLLFKHTQLQTTFSVNMLVIDEKKRPRVMNLKQILQGFLSHRFNVIRAKTEYDLEQASRRAHIVEGLTKATRSIDTVVDIIRNSANAEEASKNLMETLEVTQEQSSAILDMRMGKLTGMEIEKLLGEYRDLVSRINEYRLILASDEKVYEIIQKELGEIKEKYGDPRRTKVDLGNGTDFNIEDVIPDEEIVLMVTKKGYIKSTPLESYRKQGRGGKGVIGVRTGEEDFVVNILTTTRLSKTVIITSKGKAYVLSNHIIDHSSRDSKGKLLANYIKIDPDENVQAVLSTRREEVQGKYLVITTRSGKIKKTEFEAFLNVRVSGIKAIGLNESDRVIDASLTTKENDTIIISTKNGMVIRFSLEQVRSMGRSAAGVMGIRLKKNDEVVGANIVAAEDERYLLTATQKGGGKRTHIPEYRCQNRGGLGVKNIYGLEKIGQVIGTLVVTGDDQVILATKSGMSIRIPISQVRPTGRVTKGVRIVDLKENDIVATMAVVVD, encoded by the coding sequence TTGCCTGAAGAGATAATTCACAAGAACATTGACGATGAACTGATTAATTCATATATGCTCTATTCAATGAGCGTAATCGTGGGTAGAGCTATTCCTGACTTGCGCGACGGTTTGAAGCCAGTACAAAGAAGAATACTCTTCGGAATGTCAGAGCTTGGTCTTCGCCATAACCAAAGTTTCAAGAAGAGCGCTCGTATCGTTGGGGAGGTCATGGGGAAGTTCCATCCTCACGGTGATGCTGCGATATACGATGCCCTTGTCAGAATGGCTCAATCTTTTTCAATGCGTTATCCCCTTGTAGAGGGACAGGGTAACTTTGGATCAATTGACAGAGATCCACCCGCTGCAATGAGGTACACCGAAGCAAGGATGCAATCCTTGTCTGAAGAACTGCTCCAGGATATCGATAAGAATACTGTCCCAATGCTGCCAAACTTTGACGGGTCTCTTTCTGAACCAGATGTGCTTCCAACCAAGATTCCCAATCTACTACTCAACGGTACGTCGGGAATCGCTGTCGGAATGATGACCAGCATTCCTCCGCACAATCTCATCGAGATTATTGAAGCCGTGAATCTACTAATTAGCGATCCTGAATGCACGGTTTCCGACCTCCTCAAATATGTCAAGGGACCTGATTTTCCGACTGGTGGCATGATAATGGACGCAGGATCAATCCCATCGATTTATCAGGAGGGAAAGGGCCGCATAACTGTCAGGGCAATTGCAGAGATTGAGGAGTCATCGGGAAGTTCTCAAATTGTAGTTCATGAGATACCTTACAACACATCGAAAGCAGATCTCATACAGCAAATCGTTAATGCCACTCAAAACCATCGCGATCTCCAGATAAGGAATATCAGGGACGAATCTGATCAAAAGGGACTAAGAGTAGTAATTGAGTTGAAACGAGGAGCCGACCCTAATGTCGTTCTCAATCTCCTGTTCAAGCACACCCAGCTGCAGACGACGTTCAGCGTTAACATGCTGGTTATTGACGAGAAGAAGCGCCCAAGAGTGATGAATCTCAAGCAAATTCTTCAGGGCTTTCTTTCTCACCGGTTCAATGTAATTAGAGCAAAGACTGAGTACGATCTTGAGCAGGCATCCAGAAGAGCACACATTGTTGAGGGTTTGACAAAGGCCACAAGGTCCATCGATACAGTTGTCGATATTATTCGCAATTCGGCAAATGCTGAGGAAGCTTCGAAGAATCTTATGGAGACTCTTGAAGTAACCCAGGAGCAAAGTTCTGCCATTCTTGACATGCGAATGGGAAAGCTGACAGGAATGGAAATCGAAAAGCTTCTCGGTGAATACAGAGATTTGGTTTCTAGAATCAACGAGTACAGATTGATTCTCGCGAGCGATGAGAAGGTTTACGAGATTATTCAGAAGGAACTCGGCGAGATTAAAGAGAAGTATGGTGATCCAAGGCGAACCAAAGTAGATCTGGGAAACGGAACGGATTTCAACATAGAAGATGTCATCCCCGATGAAGAAATCGTTCTTATGGTGACAAAGAAGGGCTACATAAAGTCAACTCCTCTCGAAAGTTACAGAAAACAAGGCAGAGGCGGTAAGGGTGTCATAGGAGTACGAACGGGTGAAGAAGATTTCGTGGTCAATATTCTGACGACTACGAGACTTAGCAAGACTGTTATCATAACTTCAAAGGGTAAAGCATACGTACTGAGCAATCACATAATTGATCACTCTTCGAGAGACTCAAAGGGAAAGCTCCTTGCAAATTACATAAAGATCGACCCCGACGAAAATGTCCAGGCCGTTCTTTCTACAAGAAGGGAAGAGGTTCAAGGAAAGTATCTCGTCATTACAACCCGTTCGGGCAAGATTAAGAAGACAGAATTTGAGGCCTTTCTTAATGTCCGTGTGTCCGGAATAAAGGCCATAGGGTTGAACGAAAGCGACAGGGTCATAGATGCATCGCTTACAACAAAAGAGAACGACACAATCATAATCTCTACGAAAAATGGGATGGTTATTAGATTCTCCCTTGAACAGGTACGTTCAATGGGCAGGAGCGCCGCGGGAGTGATGGGAATCAGGTTGAAGAAAAACGATGAGGTCGTCGGAGCAAACATCGTAGCGGCAGAAGATGAGAGGTATCTTCTCACTGCAACTCAGAAGGGCGGCGGCAAGAGGACTCACATTCCGGAATACAGATGTCAGAATCGGGGCGGCTTGGGAGTAAAGAACATTTATGGGCTGGAAAAGATCGGTCAAGTTATCGGAACTCTTGTGGTTACTGGGGATGACCAAGTGATACTTGCTACTAAATCAGGGATGTCAATAAGAATCCCCATTTCCCAGGTTAGACCAACTGGAAGAGTGACCAAGGGAGTCAGGATAGTGGATCTAAAGGAAAATGATATCGTTGCGACAATGGCTGTAGTAGTTGACTGA
- the lexA gene encoding repressor LexA — translation MTLTEKQKKILEYIENFIKLYGYPPSIRDICRDFDISSPRGVAKHLESLEKKGYIERTGVSRGIRVLKSPDGSSLTPGEDVVMLPVIGNVAAGEAVQAVQTEEEKIPVPLWMIRRGFEYYMLRVTGNSMIESHIVNGDFVIIRKQEWANNGDIVVALIDDEYATLKKYENEGPKIRLVPSNPEMLPIVVEANRVKIQGRLSGVLRWYK, via the coding sequence TTGACGCTGACGGAGAAACAGAAGAAAATTCTGGAGTACATCGAGAACTTCATTAAGCTCTATGGTTACCCTCCAAGCATCAGAGATATCTGCAGAGATTTCGACATTTCTTCTCCACGCGGAGTGGCTAAGCATCTTGAGTCTCTGGAGAAGAAGGGCTACATCGAAAGAACAGGTGTCTCTCGTGGAATAAGAGTTCTTAAAAGTCCAGACGGCTCTTCATTGACACCTGGCGAAGATGTGGTAATGCTCCCTGTCATCGGCAATGTTGCTGCGGGCGAAGCAGTACAGGCTGTCCAAACGGAAGAAGAGAAGATACCAGTACCGCTTTGGATGATCAGAAGAGGATTTGAGTACTACATGCTGAGAGTCACCGGCAACAGCATGATTGAATCCCACATAGTAAATGGAGACTTCGTGATCATAAGAAAGCAGGAGTGGGCAAATAATGGTGATATTGTGGTGGCTTTGATAGATGATGAGTATGCTACTCTTAAGAAGTACGAAAATGAGGGACCGAAGATTCGACTTGTGCCTTCAAATCCGGAGATGCTTCCCATCGTCGTAGAAGCGAACAGAGTGAAGATACAGGGCCGGCTTTCCGGAGTCCTCCGCTGGTACAAGTAA